Below is a window of Mucilaginibacter sp. PAMC 26640 DNA.
ATGGTCTTTAGCCACCGCTGATGCACAAGGACTTTACAAACAATTCGGCTTTGGGCCGATTAAAAATCCTGAAAATTGGATGCAGATCCATACGCCTTATAAAACGGACTAAAAACACCGTCTATGAATTTAAAACGACAGATTTTTGAGGGGGAAGGCGTATCGCTCGATTTTAAGAAAACGATTACCAGCTGCGAAAAGATAGCCAAGACCATGGTGTCTTTTGCTAATAACGTAGGTGGCCGCCTCCTGATCGGTGTATTGGACGATGGCACTATAAAGGGGGTAAAAGCCGAAGATGAAGAGCGGTATATGATCACAAAGGCTGCTCATTTTTACTCCCGCCCTGCCCTGGAGCCAGTGTTTGAAGAAGTTTATTGGGATGCTAAGCTGGTATTGGTGGTTGATATCCCCGAAAGTACTGACAAGCCCCACTATGCGCTTGCTGAGGATGGTAAATGGTGGGCCTATATCCGTGTAAAAGATAAAAGTGTGTTGGCCAGCAAGATCGTATTGGAAGTGTTGAAGCAATCAAGCAATAATGAGGGTGTCTTGATTGAATATACATCCAAAGAAAAAGCTTTATTGGAACATCTGGACAAATCAGAACGTATCAACATAAAACAGTTTTGCGAATTGCTCAACATCGGACGCCGCCGGGCACAGCGCATTTTGGTTAACCTCGTTTTGACCGGAGTTATTCGCGTGCATACTACCGAAAAAGAGGAATATTATACAGCAAGCTAATTGCGTTTACTTATCCTATGCAAACTTAACTTAAGCATGGTAGGTACAATGTTTTAAACTCACTACTTTTGCCTGCCTTAAGTAATGAGAAGCATTTTATACAAATATAAACCCTATTATAAGGATAGCCTTAAGCTGGCCATTCCTATTGTGCTTTCGCAGCTAGGCCACACCCTCGTTCATTTTTCCGACACGATCATCATCGGTCATTTTGCCGGAACGACCGCATTGGCGGCCGTAGCACTTTCTATAAGTCTGTTTATCGTACCGTTTGTGATGGCCTTGGGAATCAGCTATGGCATTACCCCGCTTATCGCTCAGCATAACGGGCGCAAAAATTTTGCAGAATGCGGACGGTTGCTTAGCAATAGTTTATTTCTCAATGTGATATCCGGCGTAATTCTTTTTGTGTTGTTTTACTTTGGCATTATCTTTTTCATAGATAAACTTCATCAATCGCCCGAAGTAGTGCTACAGGCCAAGCCTTTCCTTATTCTATTGATTACATCGCTAATACCCTTAATGGTATTTAATACATTTAAACAGTTTGCTGAGGGCCTCGGGCTAACCCGACAAGCTATGTATATCACCATAATAGGTAATGTGCTGAATATATTGGTGGGAATAATATTGGTTAAAGGGCTTTTAGGAATCAGCCCTATGGGCATAAAAGGTGTTGGCTACAGTACGCTGATAGATCGCTGCCTCATGGCAATCGCCATGAGTGTTTATGTTTTCCGTTCGCCGCATTTTAAAACATACCTTTCGGATTTTGCTTTTAAGAATATTGATAAACATAGGATTTCGCAATTGTTAAAAATCGGTATGCCCGTTGCGATGCAGTCTACTTTTGAAGTAAGCGCCTTTGGTGGTGCTTCCATTATAATTGGTACTATCGGAGCGATTCCGCAGGCCGCACACCAGATTGCTCTGAACCTCGCCAGTATGACGTACATGATGGCTGCAGGAATCTCATCAGCGGCAGCTATCCGGTCAGGAAACTACTATGGTGCTAATGATCATAAAAATTTGCGTTTCTCTGCCATTTCTAATTACCATATCGTGATAATATTTATGTGCTTTACAGCTCTGCTGTTTACGATATTCAATCAATGGCTCCCGTATATTTATACTTCTGACAAACAAGTAATTCCTATTGCCGCTCAATTACTTATAGTGGCTGCATTATTCCAATTATTTGACGGCACGCAGGTAGTGGGCTTAGGGGTGCTCCGTGGTATGGGCGATGTAAAAATTCCGACCATCATTACTTTTATATCTTACTGGATCATCGGCCTGCCTATCGGTTATTTGCTAGGCGTAAGTTTTGATTTTGGAGTTACCGGGGTATGGTTCGGCCTGGTTGCCGGCCTGGCATCTGCTTCTATAATGTTATTTCTACGTTTTCAGATCATTAGCAAAAACAACAATAAAAGAGTGGTTTTAGCGGTCGAAGAGAGTTTGCTTAAATTTTAAATAGTAGCCCATAATAACTGACAACGTCAATAATTTGGTTGATAAATCCTAAACTCATACATTCGGAAAAACACAAAAAGCCATGTCACCCGGAATATTGCTCACATTTATAATAGGTTACTTTTTGGTATTGCTGGTTATCT
It encodes the following:
- a CDS encoding MATE family efflux transporter, with translation MRSILYKYKPYYKDSLKLAIPIVLSQLGHTLVHFSDTIIIGHFAGTTALAAVALSISLFIVPFVMALGISYGITPLIAQHNGRKNFAECGRLLSNSLFLNVISGVILFVLFYFGIIFFIDKLHQSPEVVLQAKPFLILLITSLIPLMVFNTFKQFAEGLGLTRQAMYITIIGNVLNILVGIILVKGLLGISPMGIKGVGYSTLIDRCLMAIAMSVYVFRSPHFKTYLSDFAFKNIDKHRISQLLKIGMPVAMQSTFEVSAFGGASIIIGTIGAIPQAAHQIALNLASMTYMMAAGISSAAAIRSGNYYGANDHKNLRFSAISNYHIVIIFMCFTALLFTIFNQWLPYIYTSDKQVIPIAAQLLIVAALFQLFDGTQVVGLGVLRGMGDVKIPTIITFISYWIIGLPIGYLLGVSFDFGVTGVWFGLVAGLASASIMLFLRFQIISKNNNKRVVLAVEESLLKF
- a CDS encoding AAA family ATPase; translation: MNLKRQIFEGEGVSLDFKKTITSCEKIAKTMVSFANNVGGRLLIGVLDDGTIKGVKAEDEERYMITKAAHFYSRPALEPVFEEVYWDAKLVLVVDIPESTDKPHYALAEDGKWWAYIRVKDKSVLASKIVLEVLKQSSNNEGVLIEYTSKEKALLEHLDKSERINIKQFCELLNIGRRRAQRILVNLVLTGVIRVHTTEKEEYYTAS